A single genomic interval of Terriglobus albidus harbors:
- a CDS encoding RNA polymerase sigma factor, translated as MNWENVIPGIMSGAAAQTADPAMDSDQFAAFYERSSRQLWAYLARTSGDAALADDLMQESYVRFLCVRPLAEGEIASRKYLFRIASNLLRDHWRRPRSLSIEDAPMEWLAQDTSAQMESRLSLEPAMATLRPRDRQLLWLAHAENYSHREIAEITGLGVTSIRLLLFRARRQMAQALEKNGRGTL; from the coding sequence ATGAACTGGGAAAACGTCATTCCGGGAATCATGAGTGGTGCCGCGGCTCAGACGGCAGATCCTGCTATGGACAGCGATCAGTTCGCAGCCTTCTACGAGCGCTCTTCGCGACAGCTTTGGGCCTACCTGGCGCGCACCTCAGGCGATGCCGCCCTGGCGGACGACCTGATGCAGGAGAGCTATGTACGCTTCCTCTGCGTCAGGCCTCTTGCCGAAGGAGAGATCGCCTCACGCAAATACCTCTTCCGCATCGCGAGCAATCTGTTGCGCGATCACTGGCGGCGTCCACGCTCACTCTCTATCGAAGACGCACCGATGGAATGGTTAGCGCAGGATACCTCCGCGCAGATGGAGTCACGGCTTTCGCTCGAGCCCGCCATGGCTACACTGCGCCCACGCGACCGCCAACTGCTGTGGCTGGCGCACGCGGAAAACTACTCTCACCGCGAGATCGCGGAGATTACGGGGCTGGGTGTGACAAGCATCCGTCTGCTACTCTTCCGCGCGCGCCGCCAGATGGCACAGGCATTGGAGAAGAACGGCAGGGGAACACTATGA
- a CDS encoding PadR family transcriptional regulator, protein MGDKVDLLQGTLEILILKSVSLGALHGYGILLRIQQISQGRLEIPQGSFYVALYRLEHRGLIKGEWGESENNRRAKFYKLTAAGQKQLKKETEKWAEMTNVVDSVLGATAEAL, encoded by the coding sequence ATGGGTGACAAGGTCGACCTGCTGCAGGGCACGCTCGAGATTCTGATCCTGAAGTCTGTTTCCCTGGGAGCCTTACATGGCTACGGAATCCTGTTGCGGATTCAACAGATCTCGCAGGGACGCCTGGAAATTCCTCAGGGATCCTTCTACGTCGCGCTCTATCGCCTGGAACACAGGGGGCTGATCAAGGGAGAGTGGGGCGAATCGGAGAACAATCGCCGCGCAAAGTTCTACAAGCTCACAGCCGCCGGACAGAAACAGTTGAAGAAAGAGACAGAGAAATGGGCGGAGATGACGAATGTCGTCGACTCCGTTCTGGGCGCCACCGCGGAGGCGTTATGA
- a CDS encoding class I SAM-dependent methyltransferase, giving the protein MSALQPDSTAVRVALWRALHVQVDAPPHVIEDEIGLQLTAPADGWQQRPDMDPQATRLFRASIVARARFIEDLVEEQAGRGIRQYVLLGAGLDSFAQRRPEIASRLRVFEVDQPGSQAWKQQRLIELGYGNPEWLRFVPVDFEAGDTWWQRLDASGFDPREPAVVASAGVSMYLTGDAVSAMLYQAAQLAPGSTFAMTFLLPLDLAARDLQPGLQMAEKGARASGTPFLSFFTPDEIVHLAREAGFKEVRHVSAADLTERYFANRTDGLHPPENAEEMLVATT; this is encoded by the coding sequence ATGTCTGCCCTGCAGCCAGACAGCACCGCGGTACGTGTTGCCCTGTGGCGCGCCTTGCACGTCCAGGTCGATGCGCCACCACATGTCATCGAAGATGAGATCGGCCTGCAACTAACAGCTCCCGCTGACGGCTGGCAACAACGCCCCGACATGGACCCGCAGGCCACACGGCTCTTCCGCGCCTCCATCGTGGCCCGCGCCCGCTTCATCGAAGACCTGGTCGAGGAGCAGGCTGGTCGCGGTATTCGCCAGTACGTCCTGCTGGGCGCGGGCCTTGATAGCTTCGCCCAGCGCAGGCCGGAGATCGCCTCCCGCCTCCGTGTCTTCGAGGTAGACCAGCCAGGTTCGCAGGCATGGAAACAACAACGCCTCATCGAGCTCGGCTATGGCAATCCGGAATGGCTGCGGTTCGTGCCCGTGGACTTCGAGGCGGGCGACACCTGGTGGCAGCGCCTCGATGCGTCTGGTTTCGACCCGCGTGAGCCCGCCGTCGTCGCCTCAGCAGGAGTGAGCATGTATCTCACCGGGGATGCCGTAAGCGCCATGCTGTATCAGGCTGCACAGCTCGCTCCGGGATCGACCTTCGCCATGACCTTTCTTCTTCCTCTCGATCTCGCTGCCCGCGACCTGCAGCCCGGCCTACAGATGGCAGAGAAAGGAGCGCGGGCTAGCGGAACTCCCTTCCTCAGCTTCTTCACGCCGGACGAAATCGTGCATCTCGCTCGCGAGGCCGGCTTCAAAGAGGTTCGTCACGTCTCGGCCGCCGATCTCACCGAGCGTTACTTTGCGAATAGAACCGATGGTCTTCACCCGCCAGAGAATGCGGAAGAGATGTTGGTAGCAACTACGTAG
- a CDS encoding GGDEF domain-containing protein encodes MRTLLLERVCLLSFCTLLVLVNLRQHRAMRGLLAFAASNVGYLIGGILIASREHLPVWAAVVLANFLYSMGYVLLHRCLASFFGERRWYWRGQCCMAALSLLLCLTFTYGYPNIRLRLAGIGLATGFQFVFAGLVAAHGWYTRMRAPAITMSAVLFFSAALNLLRILLTLVWGTTQTYLKADDIQTTTVMLNTTIFVSIDLAFLWMMATSLRDELHMQAMTDPLTGVMNRRAFEEALTNAVTRSRETGQPLSVVMMDLDDFKGINDTLGHRAGDKALKAATQCLREGLREADAIARMGGDEFVILLPNCPRNGAHEIAERLRAAIETRSIPFAEEAITLKASFGVATLSEPTMEGDTLLIECDRALYTAKRVGGNFVYVTG; translated from the coding sequence ATGCGGACGCTGCTGCTGGAGCGAGTTTGCCTGCTGAGCTTCTGCACGCTGCTGGTTCTGGTTAATCTGCGTCAGCATCGCGCCATGCGCGGCCTTCTGGCATTCGCGGCGAGCAATGTTGGGTATCTGATCGGCGGCATCCTGATTGCAAGCCGCGAGCATCTGCCGGTATGGGCGGCAGTGGTACTGGCGAACTTCCTGTACAGCATGGGATATGTGCTTCTGCATCGCTGTCTGGCTTCGTTCTTTGGGGAACGGCGGTGGTACTGGCGAGGGCAGTGCTGCATGGCGGCGCTCTCGCTGCTGTTGTGCCTGACGTTTACCTATGGATATCCGAATATACGGCTACGCCTGGCGGGCATCGGCCTGGCGACAGGATTCCAGTTTGTCTTTGCCGGTCTGGTAGCTGCGCATGGCTGGTATACACGCATGCGCGCTCCAGCCATCACGATGAGCGCGGTACTGTTCTTCTCGGCGGCGCTGAACCTGCTGCGGATTCTGCTGACGCTGGTGTGGGGAACCACGCAAACGTACCTGAAGGCCGACGACATTCAGACGACAACCGTGATGTTAAACACGACGATCTTCGTGTCAATCGATCTGGCGTTTCTGTGGATGATGGCAACGTCGTTGCGCGATGAGCTGCATATGCAGGCGATGACGGATCCGCTGACAGGAGTGATGAATCGTCGTGCCTTTGAAGAGGCTTTGACGAATGCCGTGACACGCAGCCGGGAGACTGGCCAGCCATTGTCTGTGGTGATGATGGACCTCGACGATTTCAAGGGAATCAACGATACCCTGGGGCATCGTGCCGGCGACAAGGCGTTGAAGGCCGCGACGCAATGTCTGCGCGAGGGACTGAGAGAGGCAGACGCCATCGCGCGGATGGGTGGCGATGAGTTCGTAATTCTGCTGCCGAACTGTCCGCGCAACGGAGCACATGAGATTGCGGAGCGGCTGCGCGCGGCGATCGAAACCAGGAGTATTCCGTTTGCCGAAGAGGCAATCACGCTGAAAGCAAGCTTCGGCGTCGCTACGCTGAGTGAGCCGACGATGGAGGGGGACACGCTCCTGATCGAGTGTGACCGGGCGCTGTATACCGCGAAGCGCGTCGGCGGGAACTTTGTGTATGTGACCGGATGA
- a CDS encoding slipin family protein, with protein sequence MTARTSTYRGANQVALMAFAVCCVVGVIGSKVTENPIPAVLGILVGFYLLNAIKVVKQWEKVALLRFGRYRRLQGAGIFIIIPIVDTLTPFVDQRIRLASVTAESTLTRDTVPVNVDAIVFWMVWNAEKAILEVENYFDAISLSAQTALRESIGRHELAQLVADRETLGRELQKILDEKTTPWGITVQSVEVRDVQIPASLQDAMSRQAQAERERQARIILGLAETEISDKFVQAAAAYEAKPVALHLRAMNMLYEAIKERGSMVIVPSSAVETMGLGGTLATTALNATKGQEPG encoded by the coding sequence ATGACGGCCAGAACGAGCACCTATAGAGGAGCGAACCAAGTCGCTTTAATGGCTTTTGCAGTGTGTTGCGTCGTTGGAGTGATCGGAAGCAAAGTAACCGAGAACCCTATCCCGGCGGTGCTGGGAATTCTGGTGGGTTTTTACCTCCTTAACGCCATTAAGGTCGTAAAGCAATGGGAGAAGGTGGCGCTGCTGCGTTTCGGCCGCTACCGCCGTCTCCAGGGAGCAGGAATTTTCATCATCATTCCCATCGTCGATACGCTGACTCCGTTTGTAGATCAGAGGATTCGTCTTGCCAGTGTTACGGCCGAATCCACCCTGACCCGCGACACCGTACCCGTCAATGTGGACGCGATCGTCTTCTGGATGGTCTGGAACGCGGAGAAGGCGATTCTTGAGGTGGAGAACTACTTCGATGCGATCTCGTTGAGCGCACAGACAGCGCTTCGTGAATCGATCGGGCGCCATGAACTGGCGCAACTGGTGGCTGATCGCGAGACGCTAGGCCGCGAGCTGCAGAAGATTCTGGACGAGAAGACGACTCCGTGGGGAATTACTGTACAGTCGGTGGAAGTGCGCGATGTGCAGATTCCCGCCAGTCTGCAGGACGCGATGTCGAGGCAGGCACAAGCAGAACGAGAGCGTCAGGCACGCATCATTCTGGGTCTAGCTGAGACGGAGATCTCCGACAAATTCGTTCAGGCCGCTGCAGCGTACGAGGCAAAGCCTGTCGCCCTGCATCTGCGTGCGATGAATATGCTGTATGAAGCGATCAAGGAGCGCGGATCGATGGTGATCGTACCTTCCTCCGCAGTGGAGACCATGGGTTTGGGAGGCACGCTCGCAACCACGGCTTTGAACGCAACGAAGGGGCAGGAACCTGGGTGA
- a CDS encoding GntR family transcriptional regulator: MKSRSEKPRPPFRFRLDAVSGVPVYRQVIDQVRGALATGALIAGDQLPTVRQLAVDLAINPNTVVRAYRELELSGLIETQQGSGTFIGEGRLRNAGAERERQLNQIVEETIARAGAGGFSLDELLAALRAAKERVRKERS, encoded by the coding sequence ATGAAGTCCCGGTCAGAGAAGCCGCGTCCGCCGTTCCGTTTTCGACTCGATGCGGTGAGCGGTGTTCCTGTCTACCGGCAGGTGATCGATCAGGTACGCGGCGCGCTGGCTACAGGCGCTTTGATTGCGGGAGATCAATTGCCCACCGTGCGTCAGCTTGCGGTGGATCTGGCGATCAATCCAAACACGGTCGTGCGGGCGTATCGAGAGCTTGAGTTGAGCGGGCTTATCGAGACGCAGCAGGGTTCGGGCACGTTCATTGGCGAAGGCCGGCTGCGCAACGCCGGTGCCGAACGCGAGCGCCAGTTGAATCAGATCGTAGAGGAAACCATTGCCCGTGCAGGCGCAGGTGGGTTTTCCCTCGATGAGCTTCTTGCAGCATTACGAGCAGCAAAGGAACGAGTTCGGAAGGAGAGATCATGA
- a CDS encoding HAF repeat-containing protein, which yields MHSLHTPFSKPDTLRLALRLFLICVASGLPAAAQSDNVVRYGEPPIVKDLGALPPIFDRSQAFAISTRGLVTGSLIQTGHEESNHAFLDRDNRMIDLGTLPTGTFSDAYGVNDRAQVVGRALYVTPGLPLDRFFHAFLWEKGVMHDLGTLGQASSSIAYGINIRGQVVGQSTHAFLYEDGVMKDLGTLPGGDTSIAYAINDAGEIVGGSTLSDGSTHAFLYRHGVMQDLGALAGGRNSIARSINNSGQIVGSSTVADGTWHAFLYEDGHMVDLTTFPGGAGFSDATSINDRGQIVGPGLLFDDGKVVPINPSTSNSQVTFAFAAAINNSGEIAGVLLPAFHAAILDSNELTDDTH from the coding sequence ATGCACTCTCTCCATACACCCTTTTCCAAACCAGATACGCTGCGGTTAGCGCTAAGACTTTTCCTCATTTGCGTCGCTTCCGGTCTGCCGGCGGCTGCACAGTCTGACAACGTAGTCCGCTATGGCGAGCCTCCGATCGTGAAGGATCTGGGCGCACTGCCCCCTATCTTTGACCGTAGCCAGGCATTTGCCATCAGCACGCGCGGACTTGTAACCGGCTCACTCATTCAAACGGGCCATGAGGAGTCCAATCATGCCTTCCTCGACCGCGATAACAGAATGATCGACCTCGGGACGTTACCTACCGGCACGTTCAGCGATGCCTATGGCGTCAATGATCGAGCCCAGGTAGTAGGCAGGGCACTGTATGTCACACCCGGTCTTCCCCTGGATCGGTTCTTCCATGCGTTTCTGTGGGAGAAAGGCGTCATGCATGACCTGGGCACGCTGGGACAAGCGTCCTCAAGTATCGCCTACGGAATCAATATCCGAGGCCAGGTCGTAGGTCAAAGCACACATGCCTTTCTCTATGAAGACGGTGTAATGAAGGACCTTGGCACGCTACCGGGAGGCGATACAAGCATCGCCTATGCGATCAATGACGCGGGAGAGATCGTCGGCGGCTCCACATTGTCGGATGGTTCGACGCATGCATTTCTCTACCGGCACGGTGTCATGCAGGATCTAGGTGCCTTAGCCGGAGGGAGAAACAGTATTGCTCGCAGCATCAATAACAGTGGGCAGATTGTTGGCTCGTCAACGGTAGCGGACGGAACCTGGCACGCCTTCCTTTATGAGGACGGCCATATGGTTGACCTGACGACGTTTCCCGGGGGAGCAGGTTTTTCCGATGCGACGTCGATCAACGATAGGGGCCAGATTGTAGGGCCGGGCCTTCTGTTTGATGACGGAAAGGTCGTCCCGATCAACCCGTCAACCTCCAACAGCCAGGTGACATTTGCCTTTGCTGCAGCTATCAATAACAGCGGCGAGATCGCCGGCGTTCTTCTTCCCGCTTTCCACGCTGCCATCCTCGACAGTAATGAGCTGACGGATGATACTCACTGA
- a CDS encoding tetratricopeptide repeat protein, with translation MKTPDVSYPIHTDRPSPFFCAFVIVSVLLSFMVKVQAQRVSARSIALKQQIASAEEQRAPEEKIGALWLQLANEYQNHLDLPSAEQAFAHAILLLRSADSHRDLADALDGLGSVYLSTGRVPESRILLRKSLLLYRELHDRPREAHLHEALAIGFLLERHYRDAEKEASETLSELQEQQSSDVAEREAALLTRSYARTYQGRCRGAIEDTQQAQTLVSTRLEANSLEAATFWVSRSFALWRCGVHDGAEEAVLKALEIVNSHTDLPRPLLLSYRLSVLQQYLVYLKDTHHKPEAARVEADIRQIQEEMPTVCSNCTVHAAALSMAMLP, from the coding sequence ATGAAGACGCCCGACGTATCTTACCCAATCCATACGGACCGGCCTTCGCCCTTCTTCTGTGCCTTCGTCATCGTTTCGGTGCTTCTGTCGTTCATGGTGAAGGTGCAGGCGCAGCGGGTCTCGGCCCGTTCCATTGCGCTGAAACAGCAGATTGCGAGTGCCGAAGAGCAGCGCGCTCCTGAAGAAAAGATCGGAGCACTATGGCTGCAGCTAGCCAACGAATATCAGAACCATCTCGATCTTCCGAGCGCGGAGCAAGCCTTCGCGCATGCCATTCTGCTGCTTCGATCCGCGGATTCTCATCGAGATCTGGCCGATGCGCTGGACGGCCTGGGATCGGTTTACCTCTCCACCGGCCGCGTTCCGGAGTCGAGAATACTGCTGCGGAAATCGCTTCTGCTTTATCGGGAGTTGCACGATCGCCCGCGGGAGGCACATCTGCATGAGGCGCTTGCGATTGGATTTCTTCTGGAGAGGCACTATCGCGATGCGGAAAAGGAGGCCTCCGAGACTTTATCGGAGCTGCAGGAGCAACAAAGCTCGGACGTTGCGGAGAGGGAAGCAGCACTGCTGACGCGCAGCTATGCGCGCACATATCAGGGGCGCTGCCGGGGAGCAATTGAGGATACGCAGCAGGCACAGACACTGGTGTCCACCAGGCTGGAGGCAAACTCTCTTGAGGCCGCAACCTTCTGGGTCTCACGGAGTTTTGCGCTGTGGCGGTGCGGTGTTCATGACGGCGCCGAAGAAGCGGTGCTCAAAGCTCTGGAGATCGTCAACAGCCATACCGATTTGCCGCGGCCCTTATTGCTCTCGTATCGGTTATCCGTGTTGCAGCAGTATCTGGTGTATTTGAAGGACACACACCATAAGCCGGAGGCTGCGCGTGTGGAAGCGGATATTCGCCAGATTCAGGAAGAGATGCCGACGGTATGTTCGAATTGCACGGTGCATGCCGCCGCGCTTTCGATGGCGATGCTGCCGTAG
- a CDS encoding ABC transporter permease codes for MSLLSPIRSWWHALIHRARTNHDVEEELQFHIDMRAQQLIASGLTPKEATRQAKIEFGFVDVQKEKYRTAIGLRPLYELGADIRYSFRSLYRNPLISIAAVASLAFGIGATSAMFNVIYSTVLNPFPYADADRIVNPSLLDRKQPQVPTWFALEPAQYESFVKAKSIESVLGFMLAAQPETGGAFPEDVGVAFVTPNMNSFLGVRALLGRGLQMSDAGQNVIVLSYKYWQRRFGGDRNVIGRTLELDHQNLTIIGVMPARFTFTETVGNVDAYIPWTAARSQALFPWIKLRSGVTPEMADAEFQGYVNAFKRQTPTHFPDDFRVDVQPIAAPYIHRTGHTLALLFASVVCLLLIGCANCSVLLLSRGEARLHELSIRSAIGADRFRLMRQLLVESLTISIAGAALGTALSFWLAELPLKLMPNMFPQEASISINWLVLGFSIVLALLTGVLFGLAPALRFSRPDVSQMMQARGRTSSDTGFRSLNAFIAVQIALTFILLGVAGAAVTGFMHIRSMTLGYDPHNVGFISVPLKRDPNKNQQAYANYVDQLRDAVATVPGVSFAATGSGAIPPSQPFDRIGRPLTFELLGQESKLPQHTLVHLVSPEYFATLRIPLLRGRIWNRDENRNGDFVAVVNETFVQRYLSEYDPIGQQVRSDGLKNDGRPANITSPHSGDWRQIVGVVGDARNDGLERPVFPTIYVPYSTFMWDGTCFFFRAETDPQGFIRQLRSALHAVNPDQRIRGNRVETLDDALQHQTVWIQQHMFSVLFSVFGGLALLLSLFGIMSTILFAAGRRKNELGIRMALGARRSHIVWTVSRTTLTTITCGIAAGLTLNLALRKLLAHWMPANNHSPWILTPVTSLLLAASAMACLLPAIRAAYANPLETLRDN; via the coding sequence ATGAGCCTGCTCTCTCCGATTCGATCCTGGTGGCATGCTCTCATCCATCGAGCGAGGACAAACCACGATGTCGAAGAGGAGCTTCAGTTCCACATCGATATGCGGGCACAGCAGCTCATTGCGTCCGGCCTCACGCCGAAGGAGGCCACGCGGCAGGCAAAGATCGAGTTCGGCTTCGTGGATGTGCAGAAGGAAAAATATCGCACAGCCATTGGTCTTCGACCGTTATACGAATTGGGCGCCGATATCCGCTACAGCTTCCGCTCGCTCTATCGCAATCCCCTGATATCCATTGCAGCGGTAGCATCGCTCGCATTCGGCATCGGCGCTACCTCCGCGATGTTCAACGTGATTTACTCCACCGTGCTGAACCCATTTCCCTACGCGGACGCTGATCGGATTGTCAATCCTTCGCTCCTCGACAGGAAGCAGCCGCAGGTACCAACGTGGTTTGCGCTTGAACCCGCGCAGTACGAATCCTTTGTAAAAGCAAAGTCGATCGAGAGCGTGCTCGGGTTCATGCTGGCCGCTCAACCGGAGACAGGTGGCGCGTTTCCCGAGGACGTCGGAGTTGCCTTCGTAACTCCGAACATGAACTCCTTCCTTGGCGTCCGCGCACTGCTGGGCCGGGGACTGCAGATGTCAGATGCCGGGCAGAACGTGATCGTGCTCAGCTACAAATACTGGCAACGACGCTTTGGCGGTGACAGAAACGTCATTGGACGCACACTGGAACTCGACCACCAGAACCTGACCATCATTGGTGTAATGCCGGCACGGTTTACCTTCACGGAAACGGTTGGGAATGTCGACGCCTACATCCCGTGGACGGCTGCACGTAGCCAGGCTCTGTTTCCATGGATCAAGCTGAGGTCTGGCGTAACGCCTGAAATGGCAGATGCAGAATTTCAGGGATATGTGAATGCATTCAAGCGGCAGACGCCTACGCACTTTCCCGATGACTTTCGCGTTGATGTGCAACCGATTGCAGCCCCGTATATTCATCGGACCGGCCATACACTAGCCCTGCTCTTCGCGTCGGTCGTGTGTCTGCTTCTGATTGGTTGTGCGAACTGCTCGGTGCTTCTGCTATCGCGCGGTGAAGCGCGGCTGCATGAACTGTCGATCCGCTCAGCTATCGGCGCCGACAGGTTTCGCCTGATGCGTCAGTTGCTGGTCGAGTCTCTTACGATCTCCATTGCGGGTGCGGCGCTGGGAACTGCCCTCTCGTTCTGGCTCGCCGAGCTACCTCTCAAGCTGATGCCGAACATGTTCCCGCAGGAAGCTTCGATCTCGATCAACTGGCTGGTACTTGGCTTCTCGATCGTTTTAGCGTTACTGACCGGAGTGTTATTCGGACTTGCGCCGGCATTGCGCTTCTCGCGCCCAGATGTCTCGCAGATGATGCAGGCTCGTGGGCGGACATCCAGCGATACGGGATTCAGATCGCTGAATGCCTTCATCGCTGTTCAGATCGCACTGACATTCATCCTCTTGGGAGTTGCGGGGGCCGCGGTTACGGGGTTCATGCACATCCGGTCAATGACGCTAGGATATGATCCGCATAACGTCGGGTTTATCTCAGTTCCACTGAAGCGCGATCCTAACAAGAACCAGCAAGCCTATGCCAACTACGTGGATCAGCTTCGCGATGCCGTCGCGACAGTGCCAGGAGTCTCCTTTGCAGCTACGGGATCGGGGGCGATTCCGCCCTCACAACCGTTCGATCGTATTGGAAGACCACTCACATTTGAACTATTGGGGCAGGAGTCAAAGCTGCCGCAGCACACCCTCGTACACCTGGTAAGCCCGGAGTACTTCGCGACACTCAGGATTCCTCTCTTGCGAGGACGCATCTGGAACCGGGACGAAAATCGGAATGGAGATTTTGTCGCTGTCGTCAATGAGACCTTCGTACAGCGCTACCTTTCCGAATACGATCCGATTGGGCAGCAGGTCCGCTCCGATGGCCTGAAAAACGACGGTAGACCGGCGAACATCACCTCCCCCCACAGCGGAGACTGGCGACAAATTGTCGGTGTGGTGGGGGATGCACGTAACGATGGCCTGGAGCGGCCGGTATTCCCGACGATCTATGTTCCTTACAGTACCTTCATGTGGGACGGCACCTGCTTCTTCTTCCGTGCAGAAACCGACCCGCAGGGATTCATACGTCAGTTGCGCAGCGCACTGCACGCCGTTAATCCCGATCAACGTATCCGCGGCAATCGGGTTGAAACTCTGGATGATGCTCTGCAGCACCAGACCGTGTGGATACAGCAGCACATGTTTTCAGTGCTCTTCAGTGTCTTCGGAGGCCTGGCGCTGTTGCTGTCCCTGTTCGGCATCATGAGTACCATTCTGTTTGCGGCAGGGCGGCGTAAAAACGAACTCGGAATCCGCATGGCCCTGGGCGCTCGTAGAAGTCATATCGTGTGGACGGTCTCGCGTACCACTCTCACAACCATTACGTGTGGAATCGCCGCTGGACTGACCCTGAACCTCGCACTCCGCAAACTGCTGGCGCATTGGATGCCGGCCAATAACCATTCGCCGTGGATCCTCACTCCTGTCACTTCTCTTCTATTGGCAGCGTCGGCGATGGCATGCCTGTTGCCGGCAATTCGCGCGGCCTACGCCAATCCACTTGAAACTCTCCGCGATAACTAG
- a CDS encoding tannase/feruloyl esterase family alpha/beta hydrolase, with translation MMTRWIFSAAVLASALATTCLWGQSCERLQQSSSSSVSITTAKTVAAGAFTTPEGKGGFSSLPAFCRVAARLKPTSDSDIGIEVWLPVSGWNGKFLAVGSGGWGGSIAYDAMVEALRRGYATSATDDGHTGSSGSFLMGHPEKFVDFAYRAEHEMTVEAKALIKAFYGRDARYSYWNGCSGGGREGLLQAARFPDEFDGMIAGDPANVRRNAWALWLANQTFKDSADAIPASKYPMIHQAVLNACDAKDGVKDGLIENPEGCEVDFSKLACKGDDKADCLTERQVRTAQTIISPATDAKGQVYFPRLEPGTELRWARLAGGPDPADLFLDQFRYLVYQNPNWDWRTFDLERDAAKANAMNKDVDELDPNLTAFSRHHGKLLLYHGWADQQVAPGSTVEFYKSVLQATGSSVDAPEWIRLYMMPGMAHCSGGEGPDSFDKIGVLEEWVEHGKAPAEIVASHQSHGRVDRTRPLCPYPQVAQYKGSGSIDDAKNFSCVSLH, from the coding sequence ATGATGACTCGGTGGATCTTTTCCGCGGCCGTGCTCGCGTCGGCGCTGGCAACGACGTGTTTGTGGGGCCAATCGTGTGAGCGGTTGCAGCAGTCGAGTTCTTCGTCAGTTTCCATCACGACTGCGAAGACGGTTGCGGCAGGAGCATTTACGACACCCGAAGGCAAGGGTGGCTTTTCCAGCCTTCCGGCGTTTTGCCGTGTGGCCGCCAGGCTGAAGCCCACGAGTGATTCGGATATCGGGATTGAGGTCTGGCTTCCGGTCAGTGGATGGAACGGCAAGTTTCTCGCTGTCGGCAGCGGCGGATGGGGCGGATCGATTGCCTATGATGCGATGGTGGAGGCACTGCGCCGCGGGTATGCAACCAGCGCCACCGACGACGGCCACACAGGCAGCAGCGGCAGCTTCCTGATGGGGCATCCAGAAAAATTTGTCGACTTTGCTTACCGTGCTGAGCACGAGATGACGGTAGAGGCGAAGGCCTTGATCAAGGCCTTCTATGGACGCGATGCCCGCTACTCCTACTGGAACGGATGCTCCGGCGGCGGACGGGAAGGTCTGTTGCAGGCAGCGCGTTTCCCCGATGAGTTTGATGGCATGATTGCCGGTGACCCGGCAAATGTCCGCCGCAATGCCTGGGCTCTGTGGCTTGCGAATCAGACCTTCAAAGATTCTGCCGATGCCATTCCAGCAAGCAAATATCCGATGATTCATCAGGCGGTGCTTAATGCCTGTGATGCGAAGGATGGCGTGAAAGACGGCCTGATCGAGAACCCTGAGGGCTGCGAGGTCGACTTCAGCAAGCTCGCGTGCAAAGGAGACGACAAGGCAGACTGCCTGACGGAGCGGCAGGTTCGCACTGCGCAGACGATCATCAGTCCGGCGACCGATGCCAAGGGACAGGTGTACTTCCCGCGCCTGGAGCCCGGGACGGAGCTTCGCTGGGCGCGTCTGGCCGGCGGACCTGATCCGGCCGATCTGTTTCTCGATCAGTTTCGTTACCTGGTTTATCAAAACCCGAACTGGGACTGGCGCACCTTCGATCTCGAGCGCGATGCGGCGAAGGCGAACGCAATGAACAAAGATGTCGATGAGCTGGATCCGAATCTAACGGCCTTCTCCAGGCACCATGGCAAGCTGCTTCTCTATCACGGATGGGCAGATCAGCAGGTGGCTCCGGGATCGACGGTTGAGTTCTACAAGTCTGTACTGCAGGCCACCGGCAGCTCCGTAGATGCGCCGGAGTGGATCAGGTTGTACATGATGCCGGGTATGGCGCATTGTTCCGGCGGAGAAGGACCTGACAGCTTCGATAAGATCGGTGTCCTCGAAGAGTGGGTGGAGCATGGCAAGGCCCCCGCGGAGATCGTGGCATCGCATCAGAGCCATGGCAGGGTCGACCGTACCCGCCCGCTTTGTCCTTATCCCCAGGTCGCGCAGTACAAGGGCAGCGGCAGTATCGATGACGCGAAGAACTTTTCGTGCGTCTCCCTGCATTGA